Proteins from one Bacteroides mediterraneensis genomic window:
- a CDS encoding DUF3575 domain-containing protein codes for MKKTLVWIFCVFVCVSVSAQKIAVKTNMLYDVTTTLNLGVEFSVAPKWTIDVSGNYNPFNLGNDKKMKHWLVQPEARYWFCEAFNGHFLALHALGGQFNVADMDLGIFPSFKDYRYQGSMYGAGIGYGYQFVLSKHWNLGLEIGAGWIRAHYDQYDCPHCGEWRGSDKKDYFGLTKAAISLIYVIK; via the coding sequence ATGAAAAAAACACTTGTATGGATATTTTGTGTGTTTGTATGCGTATCGGTATCCGCTCAAAAAATAGCTGTGAAAACGAACATGCTTTATGATGTAACTACCACGTTAAATCTTGGTGTAGAGTTTAGCGTGGCACCGAAGTGGACTATCGACGTGTCGGGTAACTATAATCCTTTTAATTTGGGTAATGACAAGAAGATGAAACACTGGCTGGTGCAGCCTGAAGCGCGTTACTGGTTCTGTGAGGCTTTCAACGGACATTTTCTGGCACTTCATGCATTGGGCGGACAGTTTAATGTCGCCGATATGGATTTAGGCATTTTCCCTTCTTTTAAGGACTATCGTTATCAAGGCAGCATGTACGGAGCCGGTATCGGCTACGGTTACCAGTTCGTGCTTTCCAAACATTGGAACTTGGGGCTTGAAATTGGTGCCGGATGGATACGTGCCCATTACGACCAGTATGATTGTCCGCATTGCGGGGAATGGCGTGGAAGCGACAAGAAAGACTATTTCGGCCTGACCAAGGCAGCCATATCCTTGATTTACGTAATTAAATGA
- a CDS encoding succinate dehydrogenase/fumarate reductase cytochrome b subunit yields MWLSNSSIGRKVVMSVTGIALVLFLTFHMAMNLVALFSGEAYNMVCEFLGANWYALVATVGLAALFVIHIIYAFWLTMLNRAARGHERYAVTAKPKNVEWASQNMLVLGIIVILGLALHFVNFWSKMQFAEIVGNPMLGGLHAADGYGYILQTFSNPVFFVLYIIWLIALWFHLTHGFWSAMQTLGWNNTIWINRWKCISNIYSTIIVLGFMLVAVVFFLKSLMGCGAC; encoded by the coding sequence ATGTGGTTAAGTAATTCATCTATTGGAAGGAAAGTGGTGATGAGCGTCACAGGTATCGCCCTTGTCCTGTTTCTGACATTTCACATGGCGATGAACCTTGTTGCATTGTTCTCGGGCGAGGCATACAACATGGTTTGTGAGTTCCTCGGCGCTAACTGGTATGCACTGGTAGCTACTGTCGGACTGGCTGCCCTGTTTGTAATTCACATCATCTACGCTTTCTGGCTGACGATGCTGAACCGTGCCGCACGCGGTCACGAACGTTATGCAGTGACAGCAAAACCGAAAAACGTGGAATGGGCATCTCAGAACATGCTGGTGCTGGGTATCATCGTGATTCTGGGTCTGGCACTTCACTTTGTGAACTTCTGGAGCAAAATGCAGTTCGCTGAAATCGTGGGCAACCCGATGCTGGGAGGTCTTCATGCAGCCGACGGTTATGGCTACATCCTGCAGACATTCTCTAATCCGGTGTTCTTTGTACTGTACATCATCTGGCTGATTGCCTTGTGGTTCCATTTGACTCACGGATTCTGGAGCGCCATGCAGACGCTGGGTTGGAACAACACCATCTGGATTAACCGCTGGAAATGCATCTCAAACATCTATTCTACCATCATCGTACTGGGTTTCATGCTGGTAGCTGTAGTGTTCTTCCTGAAGAGCCTGATGGGTTGCGGTGCTTGCTAA
- a CDS encoding succinate dehydrogenase/fumarate reductase iron-sulfur subunit, whose protein sequence is MDKNISFTLKIWRQNGPKDKGHFDTFQMKDIPGDTSFLEMLDILNEQLIEEGKEPIVFDHDCREGICGMCSLYINGHPHGPATGATTCQIYMRRFHDGDVITVEPWRSAGFPVIKDLMVDRSAYDKIMQAGGFISVRTGAPQDANAILIPKPVADEAMDAATCIGCGACVAACKNGSAMLFVSAKVSQLNLLPQGKPEALRRAKAMIAKMDELGFGNCTNTRACEAECPKCVSISNIARLNRDFIKAKLKD, encoded by the coding sequence ATGGATAAAAATATATCATTTACGCTGAAAATTTGGCGTCAGAACGGACCTAAGGATAAAGGTCATTTCGATACATTCCAGATGAAAGATATCCCGGGCGATACTTCTTTCCTGGAAATGCTGGATATCTTGAATGAACAGCTGATTGAAGAAGGAAAAGAACCGATTGTATTCGACCACGACTGTCGTGAAGGTATCTGCGGTATGTGTTCTTTGTATATCAACGGACATCCTCACGGACCTGCTACGGGTGCTACTACCTGTCAGATTTACATGCGTCGTTTCCACGACGGCGATGTCATCACGGTTGAACCATGGCGTTCTGCCGGTTTCCCGGTTATCAAGGACCTGATGGTAGACCGTTCGGCATACGACAAAATCATGCAGGCCGGTGGTTTCATCAGCGTGCGTACAGGCGCTCCTCAGGACGCCAACGCCATCCTGATTCCGAAGCCGGTAGCCGACGAAGCCATGGATGCAGCCACTTGCATCGGTTGCGGTGCCTGCGTGGCAGCTTGTAAGAACGGTTCAGCCATGCTGTTCGTTTCTGCCAAGGTGAGCCAGTTGAACCTGTTGCCTCAGGGTAAGCCGGAAGCTTTGCGCCGTGCGAAAGCCATGATTGCTAAGATGGACGAACTGGGCTTCGGTAACTGTACGAACACTCGTGCCTGCGAAGCTGAATGCCCGAAATGTGTCTCTATCAGCAATATTGCCCGTTTGAACCGCGATTTCATCAAGGCCAAACTGAAAGACTAA
- a CDS encoding S41 family peptidase, whose amino-acid sequence MFFCGLAVCTALSAQNKLLDSPSRKLQLAEFAISNLYVDKVDEDKLVETAIVSMLEELDPHSTYSDPEEVKRLNEPLQGNFDGIGIQFNMATDTLFVIQPVSGGPSEKVGILAGDRIIEVNDTVIAGVKMNTDEVMRRLRGPKGSTVKVKVLRAGVKELLPFTIKRDKIPVYSLDASYMVEGQIGYIRVNRFAATTAKEFTDALHKLQKQGMKDLILDLQGNGGGYLNAAISLCDQILGEKELIVYTEGRRNPRAEFEAKGDGDFQQGRLVVLVDEYSASASEIVTGAIQDWDRGIVVGRRTFGKGLVQRPIDLPDGSMIRLTVARYYTPSGRCIQKPYESIEKYNQDLIDRYNRGEMMSADSIHFPDSLKAKTLKLGRTVYGGGGIMPDYFVPIDTTMYTDYYLSLRDKGAMVKLNIQLIDRHRKEWLKQYKTFDRFNREFEVTKEMLDELVAQGTSLGVTYNEAQFQTALPLVKTQLKALLARDIWDMSEYFQVINTLNDSMKKAVELLREPGMNFPKR is encoded by the coding sequence ATGTTCTTCTGCGGACTGGCTGTCTGTACGGCCCTGTCGGCACAGAACAAACTCCTCGATTCTCCCTCGCGCAAGTTGCAGCTGGCAGAATTTGCCATCTCCAACCTGTATGTCGACAAGGTGGACGAAGACAAACTGGTGGAAACCGCCATTGTCAGCATGCTTGAAGAGCTCGACCCGCACTCCACTTATTCCGACCCGGAGGAAGTGAAGCGCCTCAATGAACCTTTGCAAGGAAATTTCGACGGTATCGGCATCCAGTTCAATATGGCTACCGATACTTTGTTTGTCATCCAGCCTGTGTCGGGCGGGCCTTCCGAGAAAGTCGGTATCCTGGCCGGCGACCGCATCATCGAAGTGAACGACACCGTGATTGCCGGTGTGAAGATGAACACCGACGAGGTGATGCGCCGTCTGCGCGGACCGAAAGGTTCCACAGTGAAGGTGAAAGTGCTGCGTGCCGGCGTCAAGGAACTCCTGCCGTTCACCATCAAGCGCGACAAGATTCCCGTGTACAGCCTCGATGCTTCCTATATGGTGGAAGGACAGATTGGCTATATCCGAGTGAACCGTTTTGCCGCCACTACCGCCAAGGAATTCACGGATGCCCTCCATAAATTGCAGAAGCAGGGCATGAAAGACCTGATACTCGACTTGCAGGGCAACGGCGGCGGTTACCTGAATGCGGCCATCAGCCTGTGCGACCAGATACTGGGCGAAAAGGAACTCATTGTCTATACCGAAGGCCGCCGCAATCCGCGTGCGGAATTTGAAGCCAAGGGCGACGGCGATTTCCAGCAAGGTCGTCTGGTGGTGCTCGTCGATGAATATTCGGCTTCGGCCAGCGAGATTGTCACCGGAGCCATTCAGGACTGGGACCGCGGTATCGTAGTCGGTCGCCGCACCTTCGGAAAAGGACTGGTGCAGCGTCCCATCGACCTGCCCGACGGCTCCATGATTCGTCTGACGGTGGCCCGTTACTATACTCCTTCGGGCCGTTGCATCCAGAAGCCCTACGAAAGTATTGAAAAATACAACCAGGATTTGATTGACCGCTACAACCGGGGTGAAATGATGAGTGCCGACAGCATCCACTTCCCTGATTCGCTCAAGGCCAAGACCCTGAAGCTGGGACGCACCGTGTATGGCGGCGGAGGTATCATGCCCGACTATTTCGTGCCCATCGACACTACGATGTACACCGATTATTATCTGTCTCTCCGCGACAAAGGAGCCATGGTGAAGCTGAACATCCAGCTCATCGACCGTCACCGGAAAGAATGGCTCAAGCAATATAAGACTTTCGACCGTTTCAACCGCGAGTTTGAGGTGACGAAGGAGATGCTCGACGAGCTGGTGGCACAGGGCACTTCGCTGGGAGTGACCTACAATGAGGCCCAGTTCCAGACCGCACTGCCGCTGGTAAAGACCCAGTTGAAAGCCCTGCTGGCCCGCGACATCTGGGATATGAGCGAATACTTCCAGGTGATTAACACGCTGAACGACAGCATGAAAAAGGCCGTGGAACTGTTGCGTGAGCCCGGCATGAATTTCCCCAAAAGATAA
- a CDS encoding Mfa1 family fimbria major subunit (Members of this family are fimbrial shaft proteins (major subunit proteins), found in the Bacteriodetes. The family is named for Mfa1 from Porphyromonas gingivalis, and is related to but distinct from the family of FimA from the species.), giving the protein MKLSKSLFLAFAGLGLFACSNEDNVPSADNSHSGTFLTLTLVGTENSGSRTVAGEDGTVEGTVAESTISEAMVVLCASDGTIQSAKKVSCIKKDDSSVETYPVEAGVGTYYVYVIANPGTTLFDGITGNIKSLEKAITSSADFATNSQFLMFSECHGTDKTGGQEITVSAENDYDNPARTAEPIKLDRLAAKITYEEKQGGVDISAAEGELTELTGITFNGFALVNGIKNFYLQQHWNAAAPTATGTSHINTLLTPTVTNNASDNFYNRWDDFRTVTKVSDSYTAAVDVKNTSFTTNALYCMENNSGSTTDNCFAEGSDLNGNTTGVIFKATATVAGSDECAGKNCFYAYNGEYFATLGAVQAKYSAVFDDKDGLDNDRLEELAVAEAELKSAKAGTASEEATVKTISDFRVKYNIHVYEDGVMYYTHYIEDQNYTAADSEQAQVNYQSVMRNTIYGLTVNSVKNIGDDIPGGWNPDTDPEDPTTPKTYLVVECQVNHWVLSNYDVDLQ; this is encoded by the coding sequence ATGAAATTGTCTAAAAGTTTATTTTTGGCATTTGCGGGCTTGGGTTTGTTCGCATGCTCTAATGAAGACAATGTACCGTCGGCTGACAACAGTCATAGTGGTACATTCTTGACGTTGACTTTGGTAGGAACAGAAAACAGTGGTTCTAGAACGGTGGCTGGAGAAGATGGTACAGTGGAAGGAACGGTAGCAGAGTCAACGATTTCAGAAGCTATGGTAGTTTTGTGTGCTTCTGATGGAACTATACAATCTGCAAAGAAAGTGAGTTGTATAAAAAAGGATGATAGCAGCGTGGAAACTTATCCGGTAGAAGCTGGAGTGGGTACTTATTATGTGTATGTGATTGCAAATCCGGGAACTACTTTGTTTGATGGAATTACAGGTAATATTAAGAGCTTGGAGAAAGCAATTACAAGTAGTGCTGATTTTGCTACAAATAGTCAATTCCTGATGTTTAGTGAATGTCATGGAACTGATAAGACAGGAGGGCAGGAGATAACCGTATCTGCTGAAAATGATTATGACAATCCGGCTAGGACTGCTGAACCTATCAAACTCGACCGTTTAGCAGCAAAGATTACTTATGAAGAAAAACAAGGGGGGGTCGATATTAGTGCTGCAGAAGGAGAGTTGACAGAATTGACTGGGATTACATTCAATGGTTTTGCTTTGGTAAATGGAATCAAAAATTTTTATCTGCAACAGCATTGGAATGCGGCTGCCCCTACTGCTACGGGAACTTCCCATATAAATACTTTGTTAACCCCCACAGTAACGAATAATGCTTCTGATAATTTTTATAACAGATGGGATGATTTCCGTACGGTGACTAAGGTAAGTGATTCTTATACTGCAGCTGTTGATGTAAAGAATACTTCTTTTACTACAAATGCTTTATATTGTATGGAAAATAACTCAGGATCAACAACTGATAATTGTTTTGCTGAGGGCTCAGATTTGAATGGTAATACTACGGGGGTAATTTTTAAGGCCACAGCTACGGTTGCAGGAAGTGATGAATGTGCAGGAAAGAACTGTTTCTATGCCTACAATGGCGAGTATTTTGCTACATTGGGGGCTGTTCAAGCTAAATATTCAGCAGTATTTGATGATAAAGATGGACTTGACAATGATAGATTAGAAGAACTAGCAGTAGCGGAGGCTGAGTTGAAATCAGCTAAAGCCGGAACGGCAAGCGAAGAAGCTACAGTAAAAACTATTTCTGACTTCCGTGTGAAATACAATATTCATGTGTATGAAGACGGAGTGATGTATTATACACATTATATTGAAGATCAAAACTATACGGCAGCAGATAGTGAACAGGCTCAAGTGAACTATCAGTCTGTTATGCGTAATACTATTTACGGATTGACTGTAAATTCTGTAAAAAATATTGGAGATGATATTCCGGGTGGATGGAATCCGGATACTGATCCGGAAGATCCTACTACTCCGAAGACTTATTTGGTGGTAGAGTGCCAGGTAA
- a CDS encoding DUF3868 domain-containing protein, with protein sequence MKKYILSLVFVLAAGIPVLGQTSYLSEIKIVNREVAKTADRQARVKMTVNLDNLDIKKQHSLRVVPVILSADGSQEQELPPFVVNGKVRDKVQQRTEAFEHIDFNPGAVAKIRRKNGEAQTVDYEASVPFKRWMIGGNLQLRAYVTGCAQCNDGDETATTGDIFPPMTPVYYSPFIQPKEEIVKRRSETRSARLQFRQDSYRIEPKYKGNQAELDTVSNSIALVKDNDDLTITGIYVTGYASPEGTFAYNMKLSERRAKAFTEYMKDDLKAIDPQLYHVDWKGEDWVGLREEVVKCFDLPKREEVLDIIDHCGDDKDACEKQLKALVPPTIYQYLLKELYPAVRRNEYRIEYNVRHFTVEEGREMIKNHPELMSISEIQQVADSYGKGSPEYVDCLVSGVKAYPSDVTAVNNAALALMEANRTGEAIRLLDNAPAEGELLNMKGVVYVKAGNLEKAVQAFSEAQAKGYSQAAENLTQLKQYMEYMAE encoded by the coding sequence ATGAAAAAATATATTCTCTCTCTCGTATTCGTGCTGGCTGCCGGTATTCCCGTTCTGGGCCAGACTTCTTATCTGAGTGAAATAAAGATAGTGAACCGCGAAGTGGCGAAGACAGCCGACCGTCAGGCCCGTGTGAAGATGACGGTGAATCTGGATAATCTGGACATCAAAAAACAGCATTCGCTGCGCGTGGTGCCGGTCATTCTTTCTGCCGACGGCAGTCAGGAACAGGAACTTCCTCCTTTTGTGGTGAACGGCAAAGTGCGCGATAAAGTGCAGCAGCGTACGGAAGCTTTTGAACATATCGATTTCAATCCCGGAGCCGTGGCAAAGATACGCCGTAAGAACGGTGAGGCTCAGACGGTGGATTACGAGGCATCCGTACCCTTCAAACGCTGGATGATTGGAGGCAATCTTCAACTCCGTGCGTATGTGACAGGCTGTGCCCAGTGTAATGACGGTGACGAAACAGCCACTACGGGCGATATTTTCCCACCGATGACTCCGGTTTACTATTCTCCGTTTATCCAGCCAAAGGAAGAGATTGTGAAGCGTCGTTCCGAGACCCGTTCTGCACGCTTGCAGTTCCGTCAGGACAGCTATCGCATTGAGCCGAAGTACAAGGGCAACCAGGCAGAACTGGACACCGTGAGCAATTCCATTGCGCTGGTAAAAGATAACGATGACCTGACCATTACGGGGATTTATGTAACGGGTTACGCTTCTCCGGAAGGAACTTTTGCCTATAATATGAAGCTGTCTGAGCGTCGTGCGAAGGCCTTTACGGAATATATGAAAGACGATTTGAAAGCGATTGATCCGCAGCTTTACCACGTGGACTGGAAAGGTGAAGACTGGGTTGGTCTGCGTGAAGAGGTGGTGAAATGTTTCGACCTGCCGAAGCGTGAAGAAGTTTTGGATATCATCGATCATTGCGGGGATGACAAAGATGCCTGCGAAAAACAGTTGAAAGCGTTGGTACCACCGACCATCTATCAGTATTTGCTGAAGGAGTTGTATCCGGCAGTTCGTCGCAACGAATACCGTATAGAATACAATGTGCGTCACTTTACGGTAGAAGAGGGCCGGGAGATGATTAAGAACCATCCGGAGCTGATGAGCATAAGTGAGATTCAGCAAGTAGCCGACAGCTACGGTAAGGGAAGTCCTGAATATGTGGATTGCCTGGTGAGCGGTGTAAAGGCTTATCCAAGCGATGTGACGGCTGTGAACAATGCTGCACTGGCCCTGATGGAGGCCAACCGTACAGGTGAAGCTATCCGTTTGCTGGATAACGCTCCGGCAGAAGGCGAATTGCTGAATATGAAGGGAGTGGTTTATGTCAAGGCTGGCAATCTGGAAAAGGCCGTACAGGCTTTCTCTGAGGCGCAGGCTAAAGGCTATTCTCAAGCAGCAGAGAATCTGACACAACTGAAACAGTATATGGAATATATGGCCGAATGA
- a CDS encoding fumarate reductase/succinate dehydrogenase flavoprotein subunit, whose amino-acid sequence MTKILDSKIPEGPIAEKWTNYKAHQKLVNPANKRRLDIIVVGTGLAGASAAASLGEMGFRVFNFCIQDSPRRAHSIAAQGGINAAKNYQNDGDSVYRLFYDTVKGGDYRAREANVYRLAEVSNNIIDQCVAQGVPFAREYGGTLANRSFGGAQVSRTFYAKGQTGQQLLLGAYSALSRQVGAGTVKLYTRYEMEDIVIVDGRARGIIAKNLVTGKLERFAAHAVVIATGGYGNTYFLSTNAMACNCTAAMSCYRKGALFANPAYVQIHPTCIPVHGDKQSKLTLMSESLRNDGRIWVPKKLEDAKALQAGTMKPTDIPEEDRDYYLERRYPAFGNLVPRDVASRAAKERCDHGFGVNNTGLAVYLDFSECIERLGLDVVRQRYGNLFDMYEEITDVNPGEVGKEINGVKYYNPMMIYPAIHYTMGGIWVDYELQTTIKGLFAIGECNFSDHGANRLGASALMQGLADGYFVLPYTIQNYLADQITVPRFSTDLPEFAEAEKAVQDKIDHLMNIKGKKSVDSIHKELGRVMWEYVGMGRTAEGLKTGLAKLKEIRKEFETELFIPGSKEGMNIELDKAIRLNDFITMGELIAYDALNRNESCGGHFREEYQTEEGEAKRDDEHFFYVACWEYQGSDDKAPVLYKEPLVYEAIKVQTRNYKS is encoded by the coding sequence ATGACTAAGATACTTGATTCTAAGATTCCTGAAGGCCCGATAGCTGAGAAATGGACCAATTATAAAGCTCACCAGAAACTGGTGAACCCGGCTAACAAACGTCGTCTGGACATCATCGTAGTAGGTACAGGTTTGGCAGGTGCTTCTGCAGCTGCTTCTCTGGGTGAAATGGGATTCCGCGTATTCAACTTCTGTATTCAGGACTCTCCGCGTCGTGCACACTCTATCGCTGCACAGGGAGGTATCAACGCGGCCAAGAATTACCAGAACGACGGTGACTCTGTATATCGTCTGTTCTATGATACAGTGAAAGGTGGTGACTATCGTGCACGTGAAGCCAACGTATACCGTCTGGCTGAAGTGTCAAACAACATCATTGACCAGTGCGTGGCACAGGGTGTTCCTTTCGCTCGTGAATACGGCGGTACACTGGCCAACCGTTCATTCGGTGGTGCACAGGTATCTCGTACTTTCTACGCCAAAGGTCAGACAGGTCAGCAGCTGTTGCTGGGTGCTTATTCTGCATTGAGCCGTCAGGTAGGTGCAGGTACCGTAAAACTGTACACCCGTTATGAAATGGAAGACATCGTCATCGTAGACGGTCGTGCACGCGGTATCATTGCCAAGAACCTGGTAACTGGTAAGCTGGAACGTTTCGCTGCCCATGCAGTGGTAATCGCTACCGGTGGTTACGGTAACACTTACTTCCTGTCTACCAACGCCATGGCTTGTAACTGTACAGCTGCCATGTCTTGCTACCGTAAAGGTGCCTTGTTTGCCAACCCGGCTTACGTACAGATTCACCCGACCTGTATCCCGGTACACGGTGACAAGCAGTCTAAGCTGACTTTGATGTCTGAATCTCTGCGTAACGACGGTCGTATCTGGGTTCCGAAGAAACTGGAAGACGCCAAAGCTTTGCAGGCTGGCACGATGAAGCCGACAGACATTCCTGAAGAAGACCGTGACTACTATCTGGAACGTCGTTATCCGGCATTCGGTAACCTGGTTCCGCGTGACGTAGCTTCACGTGCTGCCAAGGAACGTTGCGACCATGGCTTTGGTGTGAACAACACCGGTCTGGCTGTTTATCTGGACTTCTCTGAATGTATCGAACGTCTGGGCTTGGATGTAGTTCGTCAGCGTTACGGTAACCTCTTCGATATGTACGAAGAAATCACTGACGTCAATCCGGGTGAAGTAGGAAAAGAAATCAATGGCGTGAAATATTATAATCCGATGATGATTTATCCGGCTATCCACTACACAATGGGTGGTATCTGGGTAGACTACGAACTGCAGACTACTATCAAGGGTCTGTTCGCTATCGGTGAATGTAACTTCTCTGACCACGGTGCCAACCGTCTGGGTGCATCTGCATTGATGCAGGGTCTGGCCGACGGATATTTCGTATTGCCTTACACTATCCAGAACTACCTGGCCGACCAGATTACAGTTCCTCGTTTCTCTACCGACCTGCCGGAATTTGCAGAAGCAGAAAAGGCTGTTCAGGACAAGATTGACCACCTGATGAACATCAAGGGTAAGAAGTCAGTCGATTCTATCCACAAGGAACTGGGCCGTGTGATGTGGGAATACGTCGGAATGGGACGTACGGCAGAAGGCTTGAAGACCGGTCTGGCCAAGTTGAAAGAAATCCGTAAGGAATTCGAAACCGAACTGTTCATCCCGGGTTCTAAGGAAGGCATGAACATCGAGCTGGACAAGGCTATCCGTCTGAACGACTTCATCACAATGGGTGAACTGATTGCTTACGACGCATTGAACCGTAACGAGTCTTGCGGTGGTCACTTCCGTGAAGAATACCAGACAGAAGAAGGCGAAGCAAAACGTGACGACGAACACTTCTTCTACGTAGCTTGCTGGGAATACCAGGGAAGCGACGACAAGGCTCCGGTATTGTACAAAGAACCGCTGGTTTACGAAGCTATCAAAGTACAGACTCGTAACTACAAGAGCTAA
- a CDS encoding AraC family transcriptional regulator has protein sequence MKRFIVCIWFGWIISFLYGASVSFDDMRRRIAYDPVGALAALDSLETGSACSSYQVDYLRALSYHTQSQYYMAVYYVRRAFVSEGMQQDSILVPYAYMLWAKSSILSFQLKEAAKVIAAGKNYALQHHNLGLRANMLQMEGDLYRKMGLLSKSYECVMKAMALLSGAKAQEDYLLLSNSMGYLMLYYINDNRLQKAWEIGLRREEVLAAWEKCLTEDAHVLDRHKGFFYSKMAYLAYKLKKRGLSDAYAGKFYATNFSKTQAGLLEMNDYLLKIGHYEEVLHHNEDYLNQVNEADSLNLIRLRTLAQSSQAYRALGDYVHAYLTMLQVHQISQQMATSRERSQILQLADVTEAAAREYQLKKADYHLEVQHNFIWGLLAVMLVLLVLLGALWRALFVIRRKNRKMAELVLKLDNQREESFCVEKGQKREEEKGTDEQLFFNFDRQVKEQRLYLNYQLGRDDYAQLMGVDRNRFAAILKKFTSHNLSSYLNELRLEYSVTLFREHPDWSINKVAEESALPRTSTFYRLFKDKYGISPNSFRKTLD, from the coding sequence ATGAAGCGGTTTATAGTATGTATCTGGTTTGGTTGGATTATATCTTTCCTTTATGGGGCATCGGTATCTTTCGATGATATGCGCAGAAGGATTGCCTACGACCCTGTAGGTGCTCTTGCTGCGCTGGACAGTCTGGAGACCGGTTCGGCTTGTTCTTCCTATCAGGTAGATTATCTGCGGGCTTTGTCCTATCACACTCAGTCGCAGTATTACATGGCAGTGTATTATGTCCGTCGTGCATTCGTCAGCGAAGGCATGCAGCAAGATTCTATATTGGTTCCGTATGCGTATATGCTGTGGGCCAAGTCGTCCATTCTCTCCTTTCAGCTGAAAGAAGCGGCCAAAGTGATTGCGGCAGGGAAAAACTATGCCTTGCAGCATCATAATTTGGGTCTGAGGGCCAATATGCTGCAAATGGAAGGCGACCTTTACCGCAAGATGGGACTTCTGTCTAAAAGCTATGAATGCGTCATGAAGGCTATGGCACTGTTGTCGGGGGCCAAGGCACAGGAAGATTATCTCCTGCTTTCCAACAGTATGGGCTACCTGATGCTTTATTACATAAATGATAACCGGTTGCAGAAGGCCTGGGAAATAGGTCTGCGGCGGGAAGAAGTCCTTGCCGCGTGGGAAAAGTGCCTGACTGAAGATGCGCATGTGCTGGACCGTCATAAAGGTTTTTTCTACAGTAAGATGGCCTATCTGGCTTATAAGCTGAAAAAAAGGGGGCTGTCTGATGCTTATGCCGGAAAATTCTATGCAACCAATTTCTCCAAGACCCAGGCAGGCTTGCTCGAAATGAACGATTATCTGCTGAAGATAGGCCATTATGAGGAGGTATTGCACCACAATGAGGATTATCTGAACCAAGTGAATGAAGCAGACTCCCTGAACCTCATCCGTCTTCGTACGCTTGCGCAGAGCAGCCAGGCATACCGCGCGTTGGGGGATTACGTGCATGCTTACCTCACGATGCTTCAGGTACATCAGATTTCCCAGCAGATGGCTACCAGCCGCGAGCGCAGCCAGATACTCCAGCTGGCAGATGTGACGGAGGCTGCGGCCCGTGAATATCAGCTGAAGAAGGCCGATTATCACCTGGAAGTCCAGCATAACTTTATTTGGGGGCTGCTGGCCGTGATGCTGGTTTTACTGGTATTGCTTGGCGCGCTTTGGCGGGCTTTGTTCGTGATTCGCCGGAAGAACCGGAAAATGGCCGAGCTGGTGCTGAAGTTGGACAATCAGCGGGAGGAAAGCTTTTGCGTGGAAAAGGGGCAGAAGAGAGAAGAGGAGAAGGGGACAGATGAACAGCTGTTTTTCAATTTCGATCGCCAGGTGAAAGAGCAGCGGCTGTATTTGAACTATCAGCTGGGGCGCGATGATTATGCCCAGCTGATGGGAGTGGACCGCAACCGTTTTGCCGCCATATTGAAGAAATTCACTTCCCACAATCTGAGTTCTTATCTCAACGAGCTTCGTTTGGAATATTCAGTCACCCTGTTTCGGGAGCATCCCGACTGGTCAATCAATAAGGTGGCGGAAGAAAGCGCGCTTCCCCGCACTTCTACCTTCTACCGGCTGTTTAAAGACAAGTATGGCATCAGTCCCAACAGTTTCCGGAAAACCCTGGACTGA